The Mugil cephalus isolate CIBA_MC_2020 chromosome 11, CIBA_Mcephalus_1.1, whole genome shotgun sequence genome includes a window with the following:
- the si:dkey-79d12.5 gene encoding maternal B9.15 protein isoform X2 yields MKREVRAGVNFLKRLVVARGKLSEAKAELFAEKLQKLLCDKYDDHWYPDCPSKGQAYRCIRINNGALCDEVLLKACEESELTPSELSLPLEITLWIDPLEVCARSGENSRPFTIARFDAEEEEEEEEEEEGVKGDGDDSSVVSLNLDTSDYHSATSSDCGSTASSDTEEEAKDGETEGEQEKEEEVAKKDAAEGDTYTIVMVPRIRKRHGEAPNKLPASLQYFYHPTPVWPQYKKAAPVFLTTVCAPPAPPPPHQQVFGYYIMPQPSPQFILPQATLHPWGAVKG; encoded by the exons ATGAAAAGAGAGGTGAGGGCTGGAGTCAACTTCCTCAAACGTCTGGTTGTGGCACGTGGCAAGCTCAGCGAAGCCAAAGCGGAGTTGTTTGCTGAGAAACTCCAGAAACTTTTATGTGACAAATATGATGACCACTGGTATCCTGACTGTCCGAGCAAAGGCCAGGCATATAG ATGCATTCGTATAAATAATGGAGCGCTCTGCGACGAGGTGCTCCTCAAGGCGTGTGAGGAGAGTGAGCTCACACCCAGCGAGCTGAGTCTTCCGCTTGAAATCACTCTGTGGATTGACCCGCTGGAGGTCTGTGCAAG GTCCGGGGAGAACAGCAGGCCCTTCACAATAGCCCGTTTCGACgcggaagaggaggaggaggaggaggaagaggaggagggcgtGAAGGGAGACGGGGACGACTCCTCGGTGGTCTCGTTAAACCTGGACACGTCAGATTACCACTCCGCCACCTCGTCGGACTGCGGTTCAACCGCGTCGAGCgacacggaggaggaggccaaAGATGGcgagacagagggagagcaagaaaaagaggaggaggttgcCAAGAAGGACGCTGCAGAAGGCGACACCTACACGATAGTGATGGTGCCCAGGATTCGGAAGCGGCACGGAGAAGCACCAAATAAG ctcCCTGCTAGCCTCCAGTACTTCTACCACCCTACACCAGTCTGGCCTCAGTACAAGAAGGCTGCTCCGGTTTTCCTCACGACAGTGTGCGCACCTCCTGCGCCACCACCTCCGCACCAGCAGGTCTTCGGCTACTACATCATGCCACAGCCATCCCCGCAGTTCATATTGCCCCAGGCCACCCTGCACCCGTGGGGAGCTGTGAAGGGTTAG
- the si:dkey-79d12.5 gene encoding maternal B9.15 protein isoform X1, which translates to MKREVRAGVNFLKRLVVARGKLSEAKAELFAEKLQKLLCDKYDDHWYPDCPSKGQAYRCIRINNGALCDEVLLKACEESELTPSELSLPLEITLWIDPLEVCARSGENSRPFTIARFDAEEEEEEEEEEEGVKGDGDDSSVVSLNLDTSDYHSATSSDCGSTASSDTEEEAKDGETEGEQEKEEEVAKKDAAEGDTYTIVMVPRIRKRHGEAPNKVKYVRNMLPASLQYFYHPTPVWPQYKKAAPVFLTTVCAPPAPPPPHQQVFGYYIMPQPSPQFILPQATLHPWGAVKG; encoded by the exons ATGAAAAGAGAGGTGAGGGCTGGAGTCAACTTCCTCAAACGTCTGGTTGTGGCACGTGGCAAGCTCAGCGAAGCCAAAGCGGAGTTGTTTGCTGAGAAACTCCAGAAACTTTTATGTGACAAATATGATGACCACTGGTATCCTGACTGTCCGAGCAAAGGCCAGGCATATAG ATGCATTCGTATAAATAATGGAGCGCTCTGCGACGAGGTGCTCCTCAAGGCGTGTGAGGAGAGTGAGCTCACACCCAGCGAGCTGAGTCTTCCGCTTGAAATCACTCTGTGGATTGACCCGCTGGAGGTCTGTGCAAG GTCCGGGGAGAACAGCAGGCCCTTCACAATAGCCCGTTTCGACgcggaagaggaggaggaggaggaggaagaggaggagggcgtGAAGGGAGACGGGGACGACTCCTCGGTGGTCTCGTTAAACCTGGACACGTCAGATTACCACTCCGCCACCTCGTCGGACTGCGGTTCAACCGCGTCGAGCgacacggaggaggaggccaaAGATGGcgagacagagggagagcaagaaaaagaggaggaggttgcCAAGAAGGACGCTGCAGAAGGCGACACCTACACGATAGTGATGGTGCCCAGGATTCGGAAGCGGCACGGAGAAGCACCAAATAAGGTCAAATACGTCAGAAATATG ctcCCTGCTAGCCTCCAGTACTTCTACCACCCTACACCAGTCTGGCCTCAGTACAAGAAGGCTGCTCCGGTTTTCCTCACGACAGTGTGCGCACCTCCTGCGCCACCACCTCCGCACCAGCAGGTCTTCGGCTACTACATCATGCCACAGCCATCCCCGCAGTTCATATTGCCCCAGGCCACCCTGCACCCGTGGGGAGCTGTGAAGGGTTAG